One window from the genome of Candidatus Chlorohelix allophototropha encodes:
- the tuf gene encoding elongation factor Tu, which translates to MAKQKFERTKPHVNVGTIGHVDHGKTTLTAAITKTLAMRGKAKFRAFDSIDNAPEERERGITIAIAHVEYETDNRHYAHVDCPGHADYIKNMITGAAQMDGAILVVSAPDGPMPQTREHILLARQVQVPSMVVFLNKCDVMEDEELLELVEMEVRELLSKYNFPGDDIPVVRGSALKALECQSTDLNAPELKCIFDLMKAVDDYVPTPVRAIDKPFLMPIEDVFAIKGRGTVVTGRIERGTVKVGEEIEIVGMSEELPRKSVVTGVEMFQKTLDSGQAGDNVGCLLRGIERTDVQRGQVLAKPGSIKPHTKVKAEVYVLSKEEGGRHTPFFNGYRPQFYIRTTDVTGSIKLPDGMEMVMPGDNVQMTVELIVPVAIELGLRFAIREGGRTVGAGSVTSIIE; encoded by the coding sequence GTGGCAAAGCAGAAGTTTGAGCGCACAAAACCGCACGTGAACGTAGGAACAATCGGACACGTTGACCACGGCAAAACCACCCTAACCGCCGCAATCACCAAAACCTTGGCGATGCGCGGCAAAGCCAAGTTTCGCGCCTTCGATAGCATCGACAACGCGCCGGAAGAACGCGAACGCGGTATCACCATTGCCATCGCGCACGTGGAATATGAGACCGACAATCGGCACTATGCTCACGTGGATTGCCCCGGTCACGCCGACTACATCAAAAACATGATCACCGGTGCAGCCCAAATGGACGGCGCAATTTTGGTAGTGAGCGCGCCAGACGGTCCGATGCCGCAGACCCGCGAGCACATCTTGTTGGCACGTCAGGTGCAAGTACCTTCGATGGTAGTTTTCTTGAACAAATGTGACGTAATGGAAGACGAAGAGTTGCTGGAACTGGTGGAGATGGAAGTACGGGAACTGTTGTCGAAGTACAACTTCCCAGGTGATGACATACCGGTGGTACGTGGCAGCGCCTTGAAAGCACTGGAATGCCAGTCCACAGACTTGAATGCCCCAGAACTGAAGTGCATCTTTGACCTGATGAAGGCAGTAGACGACTACGTACCGACCCCGGTACGTGCGATAGACAAACCGTTTCTGATGCCGATCGAAGACGTATTCGCGATCAAGGGACGTGGCACGGTGGTAACAGGACGGATCGAACGCGGTACGGTGAAGGTCGGGGAAGAAATCGAGATCGTAGGAATGTCGGAAGAACTGCCGCGCAAGAGCGTAGTAACGGGCGTGGAAATGTTCCAGAAGACGTTGGACAGCGGGCAAGCAGGGGACAACGTAGGTTGCTTGTTACGAGGTATAGAGCGGACGGACGTACAACGCGGGCAAGTGTTGGCGAAACCGGGATCGATCAAGCCACACACCAAGGTGAAAGCGGAAGTGTACGTATTGTCGAAGGAAGAGGGTGGGAGACACACCCCCTTCTTCAACGGGTATCGACCGCAGTTTTACATACGAACAACGGACGTAACGGGGTCGATCAAGTTACCGGACGGGATGGAAATGGTAATGCCTGGAGACAACGTGCAGATGACGGTAGAGTTGATCGTACCGGTAGCAATCGAGCTAGGGTTGCGGTTTGCGATCCGAGAGGGTGGACGAACGGTAGGAGCAGGTAGCGTTACCAGCATCATCGAGTAG
- the rpsJ gene encoding 30S ribosomal protein S10 encodes MAEQKIRIRLKAYDHKILDQSAQQIVDAAERTGAVVAGPVPLPTRIEKFTVTRSPFVDKDSQEHFEVRTHKRLIDVIKPSQKTINALMRLNLPAGVEIEIKL; translated from the coding sequence ATGGCTGAACAAAAGATAAGAATACGCCTGAAAGCCTACGACCATAAAATTCTGGATCAGTCGGCGCAGCAGATCGTAGATGCCGCCGAGCGAACCGGGGCAGTGGTAGCGGGTCCCGTTCCTTTACCAACTAGGATTGAGAAGTTTACTGTAACTCGCTCACCTTTTGTTGATAAGGATTCGCAGGAACACTTTGAAGTCAGGACTCATAAGCGCCTGATTGACGTTATCAAGCCCAGCCAAAAGACCATCAATGCGTTAATGCGCTTGAACCTTCCAGCGGGCGTAGAGATCGAAATTAAACTGTAG
- the rplC gene encoding 50S ribosomal protein L3, translating into MVNAILGKKLGMTQIFNEKGEAIPVTVVQAGPCKVVDIRTQDKNGYEAVQIGFEESARLKKPQRGHQKELLRIEGEGISAKTYGLKFLREVEATNPIADYKVGDEIGPDVFKENELVDVTGTSKGKGFAGVMKRHNFHGGPKTHGQSDRRRAPGSIGAGTTPGRVVKGMRMAGHMGQDRVTVHNLKVVKIDTENSLILIRGAVPGADGGLLVIRKAVKPVK; encoded by the coding sequence ATGGTAAATGCAATACTGGGCAAAAAGCTCGGCATGACCCAGATCTTCAATGAGAAGGGCGAAGCAATCCCGGTAACCGTAGTGCAAGCAGGCCCCTGCAAAGTGGTCGATATACGCACTCAAGATAAGAACGGTTACGAAGCTGTGCAAATCGGCTTCGAAGAGAGCGCTCGTCTGAAAAAACCTCAAAGAGGTCATCAGAAGGAACTCCTTCGCATTGAAGGAGAGGGTATCAGCGCCAAGACCTATGGTCTAAAATTTTTGCGCGAAGTAGAAGCCACTAATCCTATCGCGGATTATAAGGTGGGAGACGAGATCGGTCCGGATGTGTTCAAGGAAAACGAACTAGTGGATGTCACCGGAACCAGCAAAGGCAAGGGTTTCGCCGGTGTGATGAAACGTCACAACTTCCACGGTGGTCCTAAAACTCACGGTCAGAGCGATAGACGACGTGCCCCCGGTAGTATCGGTGCGGGTACAACTCCAGGTCGTGTGGTAAAAGGAATGCGTATGGCGGGACACATGGGTCAGGATCGCGTAACCGTCCACAACCTTAAAGTGGTAAAAATAGATACCGAGAACAGTCTGATTTTAATCAGAGGTGCGGTACCCGGTGCGGATGGCGGCCTGTTGGTTATTCGCAAAGCGGTTAAACCCGTCAAGTAG
- the rplD gene encoding 50S ribosomal protein L4 — MQATVYNIKGAEVTTVELDDNIFGIEPNAAVMHQALVRQHANARQGTASTKTRQEVRGGGKKPYRQKGTGNARQGSRRAPQYTGGAVIFGPRPRSYEKDMPRKMRRLAVRSALSVKVIEDNLLFIDGFEGLEPRTKSMAEALTALKLNDQKVLILVAERDETVYRAAGNLANVKTLVAGYLNLDDMFKYTKVIVPLGALDVINRILGSSTAAEQE, encoded by the coding sequence GTGCAGGCAACAGTTTATAACATCAAAGGCGCCGAGGTAACAACCGTAGAACTAGACGATAATATCTTCGGGATTGAGCCTAACGCCGCGGTTATGCACCAGGCATTAGTGCGCCAGCATGCCAATGCCCGTCAGGGTACAGCAAGCACCAAAACCCGCCAAGAAGTACGGGGTGGTGGTAAAAAGCCCTATCGCCAAAAAGGTACCGGCAACGCCCGTCAGGGTAGCCGCCGAGCGCCGCAATATACTGGTGGTGCGGTAATTTTTGGACCTAGACCACGCAGTTATGAGAAGGATATGCCACGCAAAATGCGTCGTTTGGCAGTTCGCTCAGCACTTTCGGTTAAAGTCATAGAAGACAATTTGCTTTTCATTGATGGCTTTGAAGGGCTTGAACCACGTACCAAATCAATGGCTGAAGCACTTACTGCTTTGAAATTGAACGACCAGAAAGTGCTAATTCTGGTAGCCGAAAGAGATGAAACAGTGTATAGAGCAGCCGGTAACTTGGCAAATGTCAAAACACTGGTGGCAGGCTATCTGAATCTGGACGACATGTTTAAGTACACCAAAGTAATTGTACCGCTGGGTGCATTGGATGTGATAAATCGCATTCTAGGCAGTAGCACAGCAGCAGAACAAGAATAG
- the rplW gene encoding 50S ribosomal protein L23, whose amino-acid sequence MDMYGIIKRPLITERANDKAAEGIYTFEVDIRANKVQIKDAVEKIFSVEVISVNTMHMHRKQRQRGRIQGYTNTGKKAIVRLKPGDRIEVFEVA is encoded by the coding sequence ATGGATATGTATGGAATTATCAAGCGCCCTCTGATTACCGAACGCGCCAATGATAAGGCCGCAGAGGGCATCTACACATTTGAGGTAGATATTCGCGCTAACAAGGTGCAGATCAAAGACGCAGTTGAAAAGATTTTCAGCGTGGAAGTGATCAGCGTGAACACGATGCACATGCACCGAAAACAGCGCCAGCGCGGGCGCATCCAGGGCTACACCAACACGGGCAAGAAGGCAATCGTGCGCTTGAAGCCCGGCGACAGGATAGAAGTTTTTGAGGTAGCGTAA
- the rplB gene encoding 50S ribosomal protein L2: MPIKKFKPTSPGSRGRAISDYSDITKHKPEKKLTIILKSKAGRNNQGRITVRHQGGGHKRRYRLIDFKRDKFGVAAKVIAIEYDPNRSCRIALLRYSDGEVRYILAPHGLKVGDNVKSGPEAEIRVGNSLPLKNIPLGTQIHNVELYAGHGGQVVRSAGTVAQLMAKEGKYATLRMPSGEFRMVRVECMATIGQVGNLDHENERWAKAGKSRWKGIRPTVRGSVMNPRDHPHGGGEGRAPVGLKHPKTPWGKPAMGYRTRNNKRTNRFIVRRRTK, translated from the coding sequence ATGCCAATAAAAAAGTTTAAGCCTACATCGCCCGGTAGCCGGGGTCGCGCAATCAGCGATTACTCGGATATTACCAAGCATAAGCCCGAAAAGAAGCTCACAATAATTCTTAAGAGTAAGGCTGGGCGCAATAACCAAGGTCGTATTACAGTTCGCCACCAAGGTGGTGGACACAAACGCCGCTACCGCTTAATAGATTTCAAGCGTGACAAGTTTGGGGTGGCTGCAAAGGTAATAGCAATAGAGTACGATCCAAACCGCTCATGCCGAATTGCATTGCTGCGCTACTCTGACGGTGAGGTGCGCTATATACTTGCACCCCATGGCTTGAAAGTGGGCGATAATGTAAAGAGTGGTCCTGAAGCCGAAATTCGCGTAGGGAACTCCCTACCGCTAAAAAATATACCGCTCGGTACTCAGATCCACAACGTTGAATTGTACGCCGGGCACGGCGGTCAAGTAGTGCGTTCAGCCGGTACGGTGGCGCAACTTATGGCAAAAGAGGGCAAATATGCCACTCTGCGCATGCCGAGTGGTGAATTCCGAATGGTGCGGGTCGAATGTATGGCAACCATCGGACAGGTCGGCAACCTTGACCACGAAAACGAGCGTTGGGCTAAGGCAGGTAAATCTCGCTGGAAGGGCATCCGTCCTACCGTGCGCGGTTCGGTAATGAACCCGAGAGACCATCCCCATGGTGGTGGTGAGGGTCGTGCCCCAGTTGGTTTGAAACATCCCAAGACTCCTTGGGGTAAACCAGCAATGGGTTATCGTACCCGCAACAACAAGCGCACAAACCGCTTTATTGTACGGCGCAGAACTAAGTAG